A DNA window from Patagioenas fasciata isolate bPatFas1 chromosome 1, bPatFas1.hap1, whole genome shotgun sequence contains the following coding sequences:
- the PLCXD2 gene encoding PI-PLC X domain-containing protein 2 has protein sequence MRPPAGREGGRRRRRQRWAAAGPMAESNADWMGSLPAALHSYPLSNLAIPGSHDSFSYWVDEKSPVGPDQATAIKRLARISLVKKIMKKWSVTQNLTFKEQLEGGIRYFDLRVSSKPGEIGQEIYFIHGLFGIKVWDGLKEINTFLEQHPKEVVFLDFNHFYAMDDSHHFFLINRIRSAFESKLCSVECVEDVTLQYMWEKKHQVLIFYHYPLFREYAFLWPGNKMPAPWANTTNVHKLIQFLETTLEERSRYGTFHVSQAILTPRVKTIARHLIRGLKNTLVHRNLPMILNWVKAQKPGVMGVNIITSDFVELVDFAATVIALNDLLLEEDESSSKS, from the exons ATGAGGCCGCCGGCCGGGAGGGAAggcggccggcggcggcggcggcagcggtgGGCCGCCGCGGGGCCTATGGCGGAGAGTAACGCGGACTGGATGGGCTCGCTGCCGGCGGCGCTGCACTCCTACCCACTCTCCAACCTGGCCATCCCGG GGTCACATGATTCTTTCAGCTACTGGGTTGATGAGAAATCTCCTGTGGGACCAGACCAAGCCACAGCCATAAAACGTTTGGCCAGAATTTCTTTGGTTAAGAAGATCATGAAGAAATGGTCAGTGACTCAAAATCTGACTTTCAAAGAGCAGTTGGAAGGTGGAATCCGCTACTTTGATCTTCGTGTATCTTCCAAACCTGGGGAAATAGGACAAGAGATTTACTTCATACATGGCTTGTTTGGCATCAAAGTATGGGATGGACTGAAGGAGATTAACACCTTTCTTGAGCAGCACCCCAAGGAAGTAGTATTCTTGGATTTCAATCACTTCTACGCCATGGATGACAGCCATCACTTCTTCTTGATCAACAGGATCCGCTCAGCATTTGAATCCAAACTTTGTTCTGTTGAATGTGTAGAAGATGTAACGTTACAGTACATGTGGGAGAAGAAACACCAG gTTCTCATATTCTACCATTACCCTTTGTTCCGGGAATACGCCTTCCTGTGGCCAGGGAATAAAATGCCAGCACCATGGGCTAATACAACCAATGTGCACAAACTGATACAGTTCCTGGAGACCACTCTGGAGGAACGAAGTCGTTATGGGACTTTCCATGTTTCTCAAGCAATTCTCACACCTCGAGTGAAAACCATTGCACGGCATCTAATTCGTGGTCTGAAGAATACACTTGTTCATAG GAACCTGCCCATGATTTTGAATTGGGTGAAAGCACAGAAGCCAGGTGTTATGGGTGTTAACATAATTACATCAGATTTTGTGGAGCTGGTTGACTTTGCTGCTACAGTTATTGCATTAAACGACCTCCTTTTAGAAGAGGATGAATCTTCATCTAAATCCTGA